A single window of Streptomyces sudanensis DNA harbors:
- a CDS encoding VOC family protein, with product MLSIGTIVMGAADVRRAAEFWSRALGYVPRDGEVKDDWAVLVPPHGSGAALALGLSTTPVQEHPRIHLDLYAGDAADQEAEVARLISLGAERVDWDLYPDDADFVVLADPEGSRFCVIDTSHS from the coding sequence ATGCTGAGCATCGGAACAATCGTGATGGGGGCCGCTGATGTGCGGCGGGCCGCGGAGTTCTGGAGTCGGGCACTGGGCTATGTCCCTCGCGATGGTGAGGTGAAGGACGACTGGGCGGTACTGGTGCCGCCCCACGGCTCCGGTGCCGCACTGGCCCTCGGCCTCAGTACGACGCCCGTGCAGGAACACCCGAGAATCCACCTCGACCTCTATGCCGGCGACGCCGCCGATCAGGAAGCCGAAGTGGCGCGACTGATCTCCCTGGGCGCTGAACGCGTCGACTGGGACCTTTATCCGGACGATGCTGACTTTGTCGTGCTCGCCGATCCCGAGGGCAGCCGCTTCTGCGTCATCGACACCAGTCACAGCTGA